The following proteins are encoded in a genomic region of Solea senegalensis isolate Sse05_10M linkage group LG5, IFAPA_SoseM_1, whole genome shotgun sequence:
- the LOC122769766 gene encoding selenoprotein Pa isoform X1: MWAGLTLLLTLCLLHGGGAESDGGGPRCQLPPSWAIGEVDPMKGAMGHVTVVALLQASULFCLVQAARIDGLRQKLERQGLKNVNYMVVNHQGEQSRRLHPLLAHKLSENITLYKQDEQMPDVWQTLGGDKDDFLVYDRCGRLTHHISLPYSIIGQGHVEGAIKDTYCNRICGDCTHESAETPEECKGRVEAPPNAHGAPAAEGNAARGHHHGRHHGHHHGHHHHGHGHGNHDGTGQSHDHDHSHHGLRPQGQSEQEVQVFQMQQHADIDQIQADAADTLQMHMMPQEDHGAPVRPUVANKARUKSKYSUQLTAGSDDVATLKASUCUHURRLFDNAGSEQAAGLUHCNEALPASUQUHGLTGDATNAVRETUQURSPPADUQHAQPAP, from the exons ATGTGGGCGGGCCTCACCCTGCTCCTCACTCTCTGCCTGCTCCATGGGGGCGGGGCAGAGAGTGACGGGGGTGGGCCTCGCTGTCAGCTGCCGCCATCATGGGCGATAGGGGAGGTGGACCCAATGAAGGGAGCCATGGGCCATGTGACCGTGGTGGCACTACTCCAGGCCAGCTGATTGTTCTGTTTGGTGCAGGCTGCCAG AATTGACGGCCTGCGCCAAAAGCTGGAGAGACAGGGTTTGAAGAATGTGAACTACATGGTGGttaaccaccagggggagcAGTCACGGCGCCTGCACCCCCTGCTGGCACATAAACTGTCAGAAAACATCACGCTGTACAAACAGGATGAGCAGATGCCCGATGTCTGGCAGACACTGGGCGGAGACAAAGATGACTTTCTCGTTTATGACAG GTGTGGTCGTCTCACCCACCACATTTCACTGCCATACTCCATCATCGGGCAAGGTCATGTGGAGGGTGCGATCAAAGACACCTACTGCAATCGCATATGCGGGGACTGCACACATGAG AGTGCTGAGACTCCAGAGGAATGCAAAGGGAGAGTAGAGGCGCCGCCTAATGCACATGGTGCTCCAGCTGCAGAGGGCAACGCTGCACGTGGTCACCACCATGGTCGCCACCACGGTCACCACCACGGTCACCACCACCACGGTCATGGGCACGGGAATCACGATGGCACTGGCCAAAGCCATGACCACGACCACAGTCATCATGGTCTTAGACCACAAGGGCAAAGTGAGCAAGAGGTTCAGGTGTTTCAAATGCAACAACACGCAGATATAGATCAGATACAGGCAGATGCGGCAGATACACTGCAAATGCACATGATGCCACAGGAGGACCATGGAGCCCCTGTGAGGCCTTGAGTAGCGAACAAGGCGAGGTGAAAGTCAAAGTATAGCTGACAGTTGACAGCAGGCTCTGACGATGTAGCCACTCTTAAGGCCAGCTGATGCTGACACTGACGCAGGCTGTTTGACAACGCAGGGAGCGAACAGGCCGCCGGTCTCTGACACTGTAACGAGGCGCTGCCCGCCTCCTGACAGTGACATGGACTGACGGGCGATGCAACCAATGCTGTTAGGGAGACCTGACAGTGACGCTCGCCTCCTGCTGACTGACAGCACGCTCAGCCAGCCCCATGA
- the LOC122769766 gene encoding selenoprotein Pa isoform X3 → MWAGLTLLLTLCLLHGGGAESDGGGPRCQLPPSWAIGEVDPMKGAMGHVTVVALLQASULFCLVQAARIDGLRQKLERQGLKNVNYMVVNHQGEQSRRLHPLLAHKLSENITLYKQDEQMPDVWQTLGGDKDDFLVYDRCGRLTHHISLPYSIIGQGHVEGAIKDTYCNRICGDCTHESAETPEECKGRVEAPPNAHGAPAAEGNAARGHHHGRHHGHHHGHHHHGHGHGNHDGTGQSHDHDHSHHGLRPQGQSEQEVQVFQMQQHADIDQIQADAADTLQMHMMPQEDHGAPVRPUVANKARUKSKYSUQLTAGSDDVATLKASUCUHURRLFDNAGSEQAAGLUHCNEALPAS, encoded by the exons ATGTGGGCGGGCCTCACCCTGCTCCTCACTCTCTGCCTGCTCCATGGGGGCGGGGCAGAGAGTGACGGGGGTGGGCCTCGCTGTCAGCTGCCGCCATCATGGGCGATAGGGGAGGTGGACCCAATGAAGGGAGCCATGGGCCATGTGACCGTGGTGGCACTACTCCAGGCCAGCTGATTGTTCTGTTTGGTGCAGGCTGCCAG AATTGACGGCCTGCGCCAAAAGCTGGAGAGACAGGGTTTGAAGAATGTGAACTACATGGTGGttaaccaccagggggagcAGTCACGGCGCCTGCACCCCCTGCTGGCACATAAACTGTCAGAAAACATCACGCTGTACAAACAGGATGAGCAGATGCCCGATGTCTGGCAGACACTGGGCGGAGACAAAGATGACTTTCTCGTTTATGACAG GTGTGGTCGTCTCACCCACCACATTTCACTGCCATACTCCATCATCGGGCAAGGTCATGTGGAGGGTGCGATCAAAGACACCTACTGCAATCGCATATGCGGGGACTGCACACATGAG AGTGCTGAGACTCCAGAGGAATGCAAAGGGAGAGTAGAGGCGCCGCCTAATGCACATGGTGCTCCAGCTGCAGAGGGCAACGCTGCACGTGGTCACCACCATGGTCGCCACCACGGTCACCACCACGGTCACCACCACCACGGTCATGGGCACGGGAATCACGATGGCACTGGCCAAAGCCATGACCACGACCACAGTCATCATGGTCTTAGACCACAAGGGCAAAGTGAGCAAGAGGTTCAGGTGTTTCAAATGCAACAACACGCAGATATAGATCAGATACAGGCAGATGCGGCAGATACACTGCAAATGCACATGATGCCACAGGAGGACCATGGAGCCCCTGTGAGGCCTTGAGTAGCGAACAAGGCGAGGTGAAAGTCAAAGTATAGCTGACAGTTGACAGCAGGCTCTGACGATGTAGCCACTCTTAAGGCCAGCTGATGCTGACACTGACGCAGGCTGTTTGACAACGCAGGGAGCGAACAGGCCGCCGGTCTCTGACACTGTAACGAGGCGCTGCCCGCCTCCTGA
- the LOC122769766 gene encoding selenoprotein Pa isoform X2 produces MWAGLTLLLTLCLLHGGGAESDGGGPRCQLPPSWAIGEVDPMKGAMGHVTVVALLQASULFCLVQAARIDGLRQKLERQGLKNVNYMVVNHQGEQSRRLHPLLAHKLSENITLYKQDEQMPDVWQTLGGDKDDFLVYDRCGRLTHHISLPYSIIGQGHVEGAIKDTYCNRICGDCTHESAETPEECKGRVEAPPNAHGAPAAEGNAARGHHHGRHHGHHHGHHHHGHGHGNHDGTGQSHDHDHSHHGLRPQGQSEQEVQVFQMQQHADIDQIQADAADTLQMHMMPQEDHGAPVRPUVANKARUKSKYSUQLTAGSDDVATLKASUCUHURRLFDNAGSEQAAGLUHCNEALPASUQUHGLTGDATNAVRET; encoded by the exons ATGTGGGCGGGCCTCACCCTGCTCCTCACTCTCTGCCTGCTCCATGGGGGCGGGGCAGAGAGTGACGGGGGTGGGCCTCGCTGTCAGCTGCCGCCATCATGGGCGATAGGGGAGGTGGACCCAATGAAGGGAGCCATGGGCCATGTGACCGTGGTGGCACTACTCCAGGCCAGCTGATTGTTCTGTTTGGTGCAGGCTGCCAG AATTGACGGCCTGCGCCAAAAGCTGGAGAGACAGGGTTTGAAGAATGTGAACTACATGGTGGttaaccaccagggggagcAGTCACGGCGCCTGCACCCCCTGCTGGCACATAAACTGTCAGAAAACATCACGCTGTACAAACAGGATGAGCAGATGCCCGATGTCTGGCAGACACTGGGCGGAGACAAAGATGACTTTCTCGTTTATGACAG GTGTGGTCGTCTCACCCACCACATTTCACTGCCATACTCCATCATCGGGCAAGGTCATGTGGAGGGTGCGATCAAAGACACCTACTGCAATCGCATATGCGGGGACTGCACACATGAG AGTGCTGAGACTCCAGAGGAATGCAAAGGGAGAGTAGAGGCGCCGCCTAATGCACATGGTGCTCCAGCTGCAGAGGGCAACGCTGCACGTGGTCACCACCATGGTCGCCACCACGGTCACCACCACGGTCACCACCACCACGGTCATGGGCACGGGAATCACGATGGCACTGGCCAAAGCCATGACCACGACCACAGTCATCATGGTCTTAGACCACAAGGGCAAAGTGAGCAAGAGGTTCAGGTGTTTCAAATGCAACAACACGCAGATATAGATCAGATACAGGCAGATGCGGCAGATACACTGCAAATGCACATGATGCCACAGGAGGACCATGGAGCCCCTGTGAGGCCTTGAGTAGCGAACAAGGCGAGGTGAAAGTCAAAGTATAGCTGACAGTTGACAGCAGGCTCTGACGATGTAGCCACTCTTAAGGCCAGCTGATGCTGACACTGACGCAGGCTGTTTGACAACGCAGGGAGCGAACAGGCCGCCGGTCTCTGACACTGTAACGAGGCGCTGCCCGCCTCCTGACAGTGACATGGACTGACGGGCGATGCAACCAATGCTGTTAGGGAGACCTGA